A genomic window from Silene latifolia isolate original U9 population chromosome 11, ASM4854445v1, whole genome shotgun sequence includes:
- the LOC141611380 gene encoding transcription factor GTE7-like, with protein MAKSPFFSNPNPNPSQNNNHHNNSSSRKQFTHQINNNGDHELNPNDTMSFNRRGSTSFSHYVNFDISAYSKDELYKLKVQLISELHKIRTLSNRIDKSGESKKRPSPFPQINPNGKQQHLTPPPAPPQQPPYAASQTVMKMCSTVLKKLSNQKAGSWFNTPVDVIGMGLHDYHTVIDRPMDLGTIRKKMDKGTYITPEEFAVDVRLTFNNALRYNPKGHEVNTLAGQYLALFEQWSKPIFAKFNAEKQLHFQQLDGNKRVPPPPPLQQPQPVPVPVAKPVRENVNLAVVEDEVQESSWSKIQSPEPPPPPKVLNAVKKPPESKPKPEARTPQPEIAPVVMPAVVERSGGRGRPPEGKLPKPKAKDPDKRAMSMEEKQKLGNGLQNLPEEKMSQVVNIIRKRNGPLDQDGDEIELDIEAVDTETLWELDRFVTNYKKMVSKIKRQALMGGPLGNNVGHSDDTNQGGMSDKMVEMSSKAKKGGGDVGEEDVDIGDEMPVNNFPPLEIDKDDDRQHVGGGAGGGGGGASSSSSGSSSDDSSSSGSDSGSSSGSDSDVDDAQSRDKESKNFQS; from the exons TAATCGAAGAGGTTCAACTTCGTTTTCGCATTACGTAAACTTCGACATTTCAGCTTACTCGAAAGACGAGTTATACAAATTGAAGGTGCAATTAATCTCAGAGCTTCACAAGATCCGAACTCTATCCAATCGAATCGATAAATCGGGCGAATCGAAGAAACGTCCTTCTCCATTTCCCCAAATTAACCCTAACGGGAAACAACAGCACCTAACGCCACCGCCAGCTCCACCGCAACAACCACCGTATGCAGCGAGTCAAACGGTGATGAAGATGTGTTCGACGGTGTTGAAGAAGCTGTCAAATCAGAAAGCGGGTTCGTGGTTTAATACACCGGTTGATGTTATCGGTATGGGACTACATGATTACCACACGGTTATCGATCGTCCCATGGATCTCGGGACGATCCGAAAGAAGATGGATAAAGGAACTTATATCACGCCGGAGGAATTCGCTGTTGACGTCAGGCTGACGTTTAACAATGCACTTAGGTATAACCCTAAGGGACATGAGGTTAATACGCTTGCTGGACAGTATTTGGCGTTGTTTGAGCAGTGGTCTAAGCCGATTTTCGCTAAATTTAATGCCGAAAAACAGCTGCATTTCCAGCAATTGGATGGAAACAAGAGGGTTCCGCCACCGCCACCGCTACAACAACCGCAACCGGTGCCAGTGCCGGTGGCGAAACCAGTGAGGGAGAATGTGAATTTGGCGGTTGTTGAGGATGAAGTTCAAGAGAGTTCTTGGAGTAAAATCCAGTCTCCTGAGCCGCCGCCGCCTCCAAAGGTTTTAAACGCTGTGAAGAAGCCACCAGAGTCGAAACCAAAGCCGGAAGCTCGAACCCCACAGCCAGAAATAGCGCCAGTGGTTATGCCGGCAGTGGTGGAGAGAAGCGGAGGAAGAGGAAGGCCGCCTGAAGGAAAGTTACCGAAGCCGAAAGCGAAGGATCCGGATAAGAGGGCAATGAGTATGGAGGAGAAGCAGAAGTTGGGTAATGGGTTACAGAATTTACCAGAGGAGAAAATGTCGCAAGTTGTGAATATTATTAGGAAGAGGAATGGGCCTTTGGATCAAGATGGGGACGAGATTGAGCTCGATATTGAGGCGGTTGATACCGAGACTTTATGGGAGTTGGATCGGTTTGTGACGAATTATAAGAAGATGGTTAGTAAGATTAAGAGGCAGGCTTTGATGGGTGGTCCTTTGGGGAACAATGTAGGTCATAGTGATGATACTAATCAG GGTGGTATGAGTGATAAGATGGTTGAAATGTCTTCGAAAGCGAAAAAGGGAGGTGGAGATGTTGGGGAGGAGGATGTTGATATTGGGGATGAAATGCCGGTGAACAATTTTCCGCCATTGGAGATTGATAAGGATGATGATAGGCAACATGTTGGTGGCGGTGCtggtggtggaggtggaggtgctAGCTCTAGTTCTAGTGGTTCTAGCAGTGATGATTCCTCGTCTAGTG GTTCAGATTCAGGTTCATCTTCGGGCAGTGATTCGGATGTCGATGATGCCCAATCGCGAGACAAAGAATCCAAAAACTTTCAGAGCTGA